Proteins from one bacterium genomic window:
- a CDS encoding putative DNA binding domain-containing protein: MLVRTIASLMSVDVSRITNAQKSRILDLNEGHFLDFKSRDIQPAKLSRTISAFANTNGGELYVGIEDDGEWRGFSDAEAANAHLAVFEGLFPLGQHFDYTFLENDESDGVVLQVAIQKTPDIKNASDGKPYIRRGAQSLPVTEAAALERLKLDKGLASFETQTVDAPAEVVENSTVLLEFLIGVVPTAEPLPWLEKQLLLRDGKPTVSGVLVFSEEPQAILPKRCGIKIYRYETSEEEGTRDTLKFQPLSIDGSAVEQIYAAVDKTVEIVEQIKIVGKKGLESIQYPRDALHEIITNAVLHRDYSIVSDIHIRLFDNRIEVESPGVLPGHVTPQNILNEQFARNGATVRLVNKFPNAPNKDVGEGLNTAYESMRKLRLKEPEIAESANSVIVYIRHERLASPEEAVLEYLDENEEINNRTARALSGITSENKMKEVFYRLRDRGLLEQVPGKKGSASAWRRPKRDGDPS; this comes from the coding sequence ATGCTTGTCCGAACGATCGCGAGCCTTATGTCAGTAGACGTCTCGAGAATCACGAACGCGCAGAAGTCCAGGATCCTCGATCTGAACGAAGGACACTTCCTGGACTTCAAGTCGCGCGACATCCAGCCCGCCAAGTTGAGCCGTACGATTTCGGCGTTCGCGAACACGAACGGGGGCGAACTCTACGTTGGAATCGAGGACGATGGCGAGTGGCGCGGCTTCTCGGATGCCGAGGCTGCGAACGCACACCTTGCTGTCTTCGAGGGGCTTTTCCCTCTTGGCCAGCACTTCGACTACACGTTTCTTGAGAACGACGAGAGCGACGGCGTCGTTCTCCAAGTTGCGATTCAGAAGACTCCGGATATCAAGAACGCATCAGACGGTAAGCCGTACATTCGACGAGGTGCTCAGTCACTCCCTGTGACCGAGGCCGCCGCGCTTGAACGACTGAAGCTCGACAAGGGACTTGCTTCGTTCGAAACCCAGACTGTGGATGCGCCCGCCGAGGTTGTCGAGAACTCGACCGTGCTTCTCGAGTTTCTTATTGGGGTCGTTCCAACCGCGGAACCGCTTCCCTGGCTCGAGAAACAGCTACTTCTTCGCGACGGGAAGCCGACGGTTTCGGGCGTCCTCGTCTTTTCGGAAGAGCCGCAGGCAATCCTTCCGAAAAGGTGCGGAATCAAAATCTACCGATACGAAACTTCCGAGGAAGAAGGGACGAGAGACACACTAAAATTCCAACCGCTGAGTATCGACGGTTCGGCAGTTGAGCAGATCTACGCCGCTGTCGACAAGACGGTCGAAATCGTTGAGCAGATAAAAATCGTGGGTAAGAAAGGGCTCGAGTCGATTCAGTATCCGCGAGATGCTCTCCACGAGATCATCACCAACGCCGTGCTCCACCGGGACTACAGCATAGTCTCGGATATTCACATCCGTCTCTTTGACAATCGGATTGAAGTCGAAAGCCCGGGCGTTCTTCCTGGCCATGTGACCCCCCAGAACATCCTAAACGAACAGTTTGCGCGAAACGGCGCGACCGTCCGCCTCGTAAACAAGTTCCCCAATGCCCCCAACAAGGACGTTGGAGAGGGGCTGAATACGGCCTACGAGAGCATGCGGAAATTGAGGTTGAAGGAGCCCGAAATCGCGGAGTCCGCCAACAGTGTGATCGTGTATATCCGCCACGAACGTCTCGCTTCTCCGGAGGAGGCAGTCCTTGAGTACCTCGATGAGAACGAGGAGATCAACAACCGAACTGCTCGCGCGCTGTCGGGGATTACGTCGGAGAACAAGATGAAGGAAGTCTTCTATCGACTGCGCGATCGCGGACTTCTTGAACAGGTCCCAGGCAAGAAGGGATCCGCTTCAGCCTGGCGACGCCCGAAGCGAGATGGCGACCCCTCGTGA